A part of Lacibacter sp. H407 genomic DNA contains:
- a CDS encoding prolipoprotein diacylglyceryl transferase, with protein sequence MYPNLYYFFKDVFGVEWEWARFLNSFGFFVALSFIISAIVLTKGLQRKEKQGFLFPKEEKRVFGKPATATELLLNALLGFLMGYKIIGAFMNAGDGVDPQTYIFSAEGSWGAGIVLALFFAGLKWYEKNKEKAAKPEVRMVRVWPHERVGDITVMAAIFGFAGAKLFHNFENWDDFVADPIGSLVSFSGLTFYGGLICAAIAIIIYAKRKGISIRHLADTMGPTLMLAYALGRIGCQVAGDGDWGVPNAAYVTDSTAAVRLANPGEFQKAVENNAAYIRQEFRADLKFEEVPYATFKAPSFLPTWMVAYTYPQNVNSMGVRLPGCEGTEHCNYLPLPVFPTPFYEIVACLLLFGILLLARPKIKLAGGLFCLYLVLNGFERFFIEKIRVNTKYEGLPFQPTQAELISLGLIVLGIILYFVAKKKAQASK encoded by the coding sequence ATGTATCCGAATCTGTATTATTTTTTTAAAGATGTATTTGGAGTGGAGTGGGAGTGGGCCAGGTTTCTCAATTCGTTTGGATTCTTTGTGGCATTGTCGTTTATTATCTCAGCAATTGTATTAACGAAGGGCTTGCAGCGCAAGGAAAAGCAAGGCTTTTTATTTCCAAAAGAAGAGAAGCGTGTGTTTGGCAAACCCGCCACAGCAACTGAATTATTATTGAACGCATTGTTGGGGTTCCTGATGGGTTACAAGATCATAGGTGCATTTATGAATGCAGGTGATGGTGTTGATCCGCAGACATATATCTTTTCTGCAGAGGGAAGTTGGGGTGCTGGTATTGTGCTGGCATTGTTTTTTGCCGGTTTAAAATGGTACGAAAAAAATAAGGAAAAAGCTGCTAAGCCGGAAGTTCGAATGGTACGGGTGTGGCCACACGAAAGGGTAGGTGATATTACTGTAATGGCAGCCATATTTGGTTTTGCAGGTGCAAAACTTTTTCACAACTTCGAAAACTGGGATGATTTTGTTGCAGATCCAATAGGCTCTCTGGTTTCGTTCAGTGGACTTACTTTTTATGGAGGTTTGATCTGTGCTGCCATTGCCATTATCATTTACGCAAAGCGGAAAGGCATCTCTATCCGCCATTTAGCTGATACAATGGGTCCTACGTTAATGTTGGCCTATGCACTTGGACGGATCGGTTGCCAGGTAGCCGGCGATGGTGATTGGGGTGTTCCAAACGCAGCTTATGTTACAGATTCAACAGCTGCGGTTCGTTTAGCGAATCCGGGCGAGTTTCAAAAAGCAGTGGAAAACAATGCAGCTTATATCAGGCAGGAGTTTAGGGCTGATCTGAAGTTTGAAGAAGTTCCTTATGCCACATTCAAAGCCCCCTCTTTTCTGCCTACGTGGATGGTAGCTTATACTTATCCGCAAAACGTAAACAGTATGGGTGTGCGGTTACCGGGTTGCGAGGGTACGGAGCACTGTAATTATTTGCCCTTGCCTGTTTTTCCTACACCTTTCTATGAAATTGTAGCCTGTTTATTGCTGTTTGGTATTTTACTTTTGGCCCGTCCAAAGATCAAATTAGCTGGCGGACTGTTTTGTCTCTACCTTGTATTGAATGGATTTGAACGCTTTTTCATTGAAAAAATTCGGGTGAATACAAAGTATGAAGGCTTGCCATTTCAGCCAACACAGGCCGAATTGATCTCGTTAGGTTTGATCGTTTTAGGCATTATACTCTATTTTGTAGCCAAAAAGAAGGCACAAGCCTCTAAATAA